One Pantoea eucalypti genomic region harbors:
- the bamC gene encoding outer membrane protein assembly factor BamC, with amino-acid sequence MNYSVKRSTVATVVGLSTLMLLSACSSDQRYKRQVSGDESYLEASQLSELKAPAGMILPVQRGDYDVPRTSSQAPTGKQLDIRPPAQPLALMNGTRAQFSNNTGALMIDSSRGSVWPRVVSVVQSNNFAIASRNDAGQQLTTDWVQWNRADEDQQYRGRYQISVQSQSYQQQLTVRLLELQQAGKTVTSPVQIQRYTAQMLNEISTGLDKIDTASENAAAGRVSGAIDVQSGADDTGLPMLILRTPYNVAWQRLPEAMKRVGMEVTDTTRSTGSMKVTYKSLSSSDWDSIGAKDPELPDGDYKVQVGDLDNRTSLQFIDPKGHVLTQSQNDALVAVFQAALNK; translated from the coding sequence ATGAATTACTCAGTAAAGCGGTCAACAGTAGCCACAGTGGTGGGGCTTTCTACCCTGATGCTGTTGTCGGCCTGTTCAAGTGATCAGCGTTATAAGCGTCAGGTCAGTGGTGACGAATCTTATCTTGAAGCCAGTCAGTTAAGTGAACTGAAAGCGCCGGCCGGCATGATCCTGCCGGTACAGCGTGGTGATTACGATGTACCGCGCACCAGCAGTCAGGCACCGACCGGCAAGCAGCTCGACATTCGTCCACCTGCCCAGCCGCTGGCGCTGATGAACGGCACCCGTGCGCAGTTCAGCAACAACACGGGCGCACTGATGATTGATAGTAGCCGTGGTTCAGTCTGGCCACGCGTCGTGAGCGTCGTGCAGTCAAACAATTTCGCGATTGCTTCACGTAATGACGCCGGCCAGCAGCTGACGACCGACTGGGTCCAGTGGAATCGTGCTGATGAAGATCAGCAGTATCGTGGTCGCTACCAGATCAGTGTGCAGTCGCAGAGCTATCAGCAGCAGCTCACCGTACGTCTGCTGGAGCTGCAGCAGGCGGGCAAAACCGTTACCTCACCTGTGCAGATTCAGCGCTATACCGCGCAGATGCTGAATGAAATCAGCACCGGTCTGGACAAGATTGATACCGCCAGTGAAAACGCGGCGGCAGGTCGGGTGAGTGGGGCTATTGATGTGCAGAGCGGCGCAGATGATACCGGCCTGCCAATGCTGATCCTGCGCACGCCATATAATGTGGCGTGGCAGCGTCTGCCTGAAGCGATGAAACGCGTTGGGATGGAGGTGACGGATACCACTCGCTCAACGGGTAGCATGAAAGTGACCTACAAGTCACTGAGCAGCAGCGACTGGGATTCCATTGGCGCAAAAGACCCGGAATTACCTGACGGTGATTACAAAGTGCAGGTCGGTGATTTGGACAACCGCACCAGTCTGCAATTTATCGACCCGAAAGGGCATGTGCTGACCCAGTCGCAGAACGATGCGCTGGTGGCCGTGTTCCAGGCGGCGCTGAACAAATAA
- the purC gene encoding phosphoribosylaminoimidazolesuccinocarboxamide synthase, with the protein MQKRAELYRGKAKTVYSTDNPDLLILEFRNDTSAGDGARIEQFDRKGMVNNKFNHFIMTKLQEAGIPTQMEALLSDTEALVKKLEMVPVECVVRNRAAGSLVKRLGVEEGIVLNPPLFDLFLKDDEKHDPMVNESYCETFGWVSKQNLARMQELTFKANEVLSKLFDDAGLILVDFKLEFGLFNGEVTLGDEFSPDGARLWDKETLDKMDKDRFRQSLGGVVEAYEAVAQRLGVKLD; encoded by the coding sequence ATGCAAAAGCGAGCTGAGTTGTATCGCGGTAAAGCGAAAACCGTATACAGCACCGATAATCCGGATCTGCTGATACTCGAATTCCGCAACGATACGTCAGCAGGTGATGGCGCCCGAATTGAGCAATTTGATCGCAAAGGAATGGTTAACAACAAGTTTAACCACTTCATCATGACCAAATTGCAGGAAGCGGGTATTCCAACCCAGATGGAAGCGCTGCTGTCTGATACCGAAGCGCTGGTGAAGAAGCTGGAGATGGTGCCGGTAGAGTGCGTGGTCCGTAACCGCGCCGCAGGTTCGCTGGTAAAACGTCTGGGCGTGGAAGAGGGCATTGTGCTCAATCCCCCGCTGTTTGATCTTTTCCTCAAAGATGATGAAAAGCATGACCCGATGGTCAACGAATCCTACTGCGAAACTTTTGGCTGGGTCAGCAAGCAGAACCTGGCGCGGATGCAGGAACTGACCTTTAAAGCCAACGAAGTGCTGAGCAAGCTGTTCGACGATGCGGGTCTGATTCTGGTTGATTTCAAACTTGAGTTTGGTCTGTTTAACGGTGAAGTCACGCTGGGCGATGAGTTTTCGCCAGATGGTGCACGCCTGTGGGACAAAGAGACCCTGGATAAAATGGATAAAGACCGTTTTCGCCAGAGCCTGGGTGGCGTAGTCGAAGCTTATGAAGCAGTCGCACAGCGGCTGGGTGTAAAACTCGACTGA
- a CDS encoding neutral zinc metallopeptidase, which produces MRWQGRRESDNVEDRRDQSSGLGGGGRQIRLPRGKGGIILLVVVAIAGYYGYDLTALLTGGDVAPTSQQQQRSVSTNDDEAAKFTKVILATTEDTWGKLFKQMNKQYVAPKLVMYRGATRTGCGTGQSVMGPFYCPADQTVYIDLSFYDEMKNKLGADGDFAQGYVVAHEVGHHVQKLLGIEPKVREMQQGASQTQVNQLSVKMELQADCFAGVWGHYMQQENILEAGDLQEALNAAEAIGDDRLQQKGQGRVVPDSFTHGTSEQRYTWFKRGFDGGNPGQCNTFASN; this is translated from the coding sequence ATGCGCTGGCAAGGGCGTCGCGAAAGCGACAATGTAGAGGACCGTCGCGATCAATCGTCCGGTTTAGGTGGCGGAGGCCGTCAGATTCGTCTGCCGCGCGGCAAAGGCGGTATCATCCTGTTGGTGGTGGTGGCTATTGCAGGTTATTACGGTTATGACCTTACCGCGCTGCTGACGGGTGGGGACGTTGCACCAACCAGCCAGCAGCAACAGCGCAGCGTCAGCACCAATGATGACGAGGCTGCAAAATTCACTAAGGTGATTCTTGCGACCACGGAAGATACCTGGGGCAAGCTGTTCAAACAGATGAACAAACAGTATGTTGCACCAAAGCTGGTGATGTATCGCGGGGCAACCCGAACCGGCTGCGGCACAGGCCAATCCGTGATGGGACCCTTCTACTGTCCAGCCGATCAGACTGTCTACATCGATCTCTCTTTCTATGACGAGATGAAAAACAAACTCGGCGCTGACGGCGACTTCGCCCAGGGCTACGTTGTCGCGCATGAAGTGGGCCACCATGTTCAGAAACTGCTGGGTATTGAGCCTAAAGTACGTGAAATGCAGCAGGGCGCGAGCCAGACGCAGGTCAATCAGCTCTCTGTGAAAATGGAATTGCAGGCAGACTGTTTTGCCGGTGTCTGGGGACACTATATGCAGCAAGAGAACATCCTTGAAGCAGGGGATTTGCAGGAAGCGCTGAACGCCGCAGAGGCGATTGGCGATGACCGTCTGCAGCAGAAGGGTCAGGGCCGCGTAGTGCCGGACAGCTTTACCCATGGCACCTCTGAGCAACGCTACACCTGGTTTAAGCGCGGATTTGATGGTGGCAATCCAGGACAGTGCAACACCTTCGCCAGCAACTGA
- a CDS encoding tRNA(Met) cytidine acetyltransferase TmcA: MIATQPMQQAGVRRLAVISGDPDWCLERAAEWHEALPGDWLVLSPEPLFSASSGESLIHKQPDAVRTLLGREFRHGIFDARQGFHAEAFAALAGTLTAGSWLLLLVPPWEGWSQQPDTDSLRWADVAQPIPTPHFVHHLQQLILADDQVLLERQHQPCRFPVQPDWPEWHCQAPQQQQAILDQLMRLPSGIAVLTAARGRGKSALAGMLARQNRHCLVTAPAKASTEVLATFAAEHFHFMAPDALLALAPPPEADWLIVDEAAAIPAPLLQALVSRYPRVLLTTTVQGYEGSGRGFILKFCAGLTGVHYYTLDEPLRWSRCDPLEQWLNQALLFDDASATAPDSPATPHPVERHDFSTLEAAYRLLTSAHYRTSPLDLRRLLDAPGMTLWRAGETPALQGALWLVEEGGLEPALAQAVWAGTRRPRGNLVAQSLAAHAGLAEAAILRSQRISRVAVATESRRRGIGQQLVAAAARAAAEHDYLSVSFGYTESLWAFWRACGFTLVRIGSQREASSGCYAAMAILPCSAAGRALARRAAEQLARDWPLLRQHIALDLQFDQIPDNGLTAQDMHLAIGFAWAQRPLEASLPVLQRLAEASVAPAPLLAAVVAAPDALSELARQAGVSGRKALVAVLRQQAATALQSLGVTAD, translated from the coding sequence ATGATCGCAACACAGCCTATGCAGCAGGCCGGTGTGCGTCGCCTGGCCGTGATCAGCGGCGACCCGGACTGGTGCCTGGAGCGTGCTGCAGAGTGGCATGAAGCGTTGCCAGGCGACTGGCTGGTGCTAAGCCCGGAGCCGCTCTTCTCTGCTTCCTCTGGTGAGTCACTTATACACAAACAGCCAGACGCGGTTCGCACGCTGCTTGGCCGAGAATTTCGTCATGGGATATTCGATGCCCGCCAGGGCTTTCATGCCGAGGCTTTCGCTGCGCTGGCTGGCACGCTCACCGCCGGTAGCTGGCTGTTACTGCTGGTCCCGCCCTGGGAAGGGTGGTCGCAGCAGCCTGACACCGACAGCCTGCGCTGGGCCGATGTCGCTCAGCCCATCCCAACACCCCATTTTGTTCACCATCTGCAACAGCTGATCCTGGCGGATGACCAGGTACTGCTGGAGCGGCAGCATCAGCCATGCCGTTTTCCGGTGCAGCCTGACTGGCCAGAATGGCACTGTCAGGCCCCGCAACAGCAGCAGGCGATACTCGATCAACTGATGAGACTGCCATCGGGGATCGCGGTGCTGACCGCCGCCCGTGGACGGGGTAAATCGGCGCTGGCGGGGATGCTGGCCCGCCAGAATCGCCATTGTCTGGTCACGGCACCCGCGAAAGCTTCAACGGAGGTGCTGGCCACCTTTGCCGCTGAGCATTTTCACTTTATGGCGCCGGATGCGCTGCTGGCGCTGGCGCCGCCGCCCGAGGCGGATTGGCTGATTGTGGATGAAGCGGCGGCGATACCGGCCCCGCTACTGCAGGCGCTGGTCAGCCGTTATCCCCGCGTGTTGCTCACCACCACCGTGCAGGGCTACGAAGGCAGCGGGCGCGGCTTTATCCTTAAGTTCTGCGCCGGGCTTACCGGGGTGCACTACTACACGCTGGACGAGCCGCTGCGCTGGTCGCGTTGTGATCCGCTGGAGCAGTGGCTGAATCAGGCGCTGCTGTTTGACGATGCCAGCGCGACGGCACCCGATTCTCCGGCCACACCGCATCCTGTTGAACGTCACGATTTCAGCACGCTGGAAGCCGCCTATCGCCTGCTCACCAGCGCGCACTATCGCACGTCGCCACTTGATCTGCGCCGCCTGCTGGATGCGCCGGGTATGACGTTGTGGCGGGCGGGCGAGACACCTGCATTACAGGGTGCACTCTGGCTGGTGGAGGAGGGCGGTCTTGAGCCAGCACTGGCGCAGGCGGTCTGGGCGGGCACCCGGCGACCACGCGGGAATCTGGTGGCGCAATCTCTGGCTGCCCACGCCGGTCTTGCCGAAGCGGCAATCCTGCGCTCGCAACGAATCAGCCGTGTTGCCGTGGCAACGGAGAGCCGTCGCCGCGGAATCGGTCAGCAGCTTGTGGCCGCCGCGGCCCGTGCGGCTGCCGAACACGACTACCTCTCTGTCAGCTTCGGCTACACTGAATCACTCTGGGCGTTCTGGCGCGCCTGTGGTTTTACTCTGGTGCGAATAGGCAGCCAGCGCGAAGCCAGCAGCGGCTGCTATGCGGCAATGGCTATTCTGCCCTGTTCTGCTGCGGGCAGGGCATTAGCGCGCCGGGCGGCAGAACAGCTGGCGCGTGACTGGCCACTGTTGCGACAACATATCGCGCTGGACCTGCAGTTTGATCAGATCCCAGATAATGGATTAACAGCCCAGGATATGCATCTGGCCATCGGTTTTGCCTGGGCGCAGCGGCCCCTGGAGGCGAGCCTGCCGGTATTGCAGCGTCTGGCAGAAGCCAGTGTCGCGCCCGCCCCGTTATTGGCCGCAGTCGTTGCCGCCCCCGATGCGCTAAGCGAGCTTGCCCGGCAGGCAGGCGTGAGTGGCCGTAAAGCGCTGGTCGCGGTGTTACGTCAGCAGGCAGCAACAGCGCTCCAGAGCCTGGGCGTTACTGCGGACTGA
- the ypfH gene encoding esterase, whose protein sequence is MTLKYVIVQQPATTAQLFLLYHGVGDTPDSMGEIGHWFAKTFPDALVVSVGSPGAVRQWFGETDLHDQTIQQRVDAAMPQFVESVRHWQKKSGVRAEATALVGFSQGGSMVLEGVKANPDLAGRAVVFNGRFITLPEKASTRTTIHLIHGDYDEQIPLHHAQEAEQRLTARGGDVTLDIVDDLAHAIDHRSMELALNHLRYTVPKRYFDEALSGAKPGDDDVIALM, encoded by the coding sequence ATGACACTGAAATATGTAATCGTTCAACAGCCTGCTACCACAGCACAGCTGTTTCTGCTCTACCATGGCGTTGGCGATACCCCTGATTCAATGGGTGAGATTGGTCACTGGTTTGCGAAAACCTTCCCCGACGCGCTGGTGGTGTCCGTTGGCTCGCCTGGCGCGGTTCGTCAGTGGTTTGGCGAAACTGACCTGCACGATCAGACTATCCAGCAGCGGGTTGATGCGGCGATGCCGCAGTTTGTCGAGTCGGTGCGTCACTGGCAAAAAAAGAGCGGCGTGCGGGCGGAAGCGACAGCCTTAGTCGGTTTTTCCCAGGGTGGCAGTATGGTGCTGGAAGGCGTCAAAGCGAATCCTGATCTGGCGGGCCGCGCGGTGGTGTTCAATGGCAGGTTTATCACGCTGCCGGAGAAAGCCAGTACCCGCACCACGATTCATCTGATCCACGGTGATTATGATGAGCAGATCCCGTTGCACCATGCACAGGAGGCGGAGCAGCGGCTGACCGCCCGCGGGGGCGACGTCACTCTGGACATCGTTGACGATCTGGCGCATGCCATCGATCATCGCAGTATGGAACTGGCGCTGAATCATCTGCGTTATACGGTGCCAAAACGCTACTTTGATGAGGCGTTAAGCGGCGCAAAACCCGGTGACGATGACGTTATCGCGTTGATGTAA